In the Candidatus Eisenbacteria bacterium genome, CTCGGCGTCGAAGGGAGCGAACGGATCCTCCTCCGCCCGGAGCGAGGCCGCGCCAAGGTCGGCCAGCGCGGTCCACTGCTCCCGCGTGGAGCCGAGCAGGATCCGCCGGCCCTCCACCTCTATGACGACGAGGGTGCGGCCCCTTCCCATGCGGGCCCGGGTCAGGAGGCGGATCTCGGGCGGCACTTCCATCGAGGCGTCGTCGACGTGCTCGTTCCGCCGCCAGAAGACTCGTGTGGCGCCGACGAGGGTGATCGCCCCCACGGCGATCGCGATCGTGTAGATCAGGGTCGCGCTCATGATTTGCCCCTCCTGGGCTTCGCGGGCCTTCCTGGCGTGGTCCGGGCTTCGTGTTTGGTTTGGGGTTCGTGCTGGGCTTCGTGGGTCGTGTGGGGGCGTTCCAGTGAGA is a window encoding:
- a CDS encoding flagellar biosynthetic protein FliO, which gives rise to MSATLIYTIAIAVGAITLVGATRVFWRRNEHVDDASMEVPPEIRLLTRARMGRGRTLVVIEVEGRRILLGSTREQWTALADLGAASLRAEEDPFAPFDAELSRAMHATRYRKGWKHS